One genomic segment of Actinoplanes ianthinogenes includes these proteins:
- a CDS encoding type III PLP-dependent enzyme — MRISRTLRDALAAAGEDQIVFDLDAVEESHARLLRDLPGVAVRFAVKACPVDEVLDALAGGGAGFDTAGLGEIRQALRTGAAPDVIHYGNAVKSDRDIGIAHRLGIRDFATDSVADVRAVAEHAPGARVFCRISTSGAGALWGLQGKNGCSVPEAVTVLETARDRGLVPAGLSLHVGSQQMSTAAWRAAADDLAHAIALLRRRGIRLDHVNLGGGLPALGYLDRRGVPLRPPIDGILAEIRDGVGRLRRVAGTPLEFVLEPGRHLVADHGAIRAHVVRLTARRQRFGRRPHWLYLSCGKFNGLYEMDQLQYRLEFPGHRGGPTVPAVIAGPTCDSDDAFDAGHPMLVPADLRSGDPVWILAAGAYSVSYRTVGFNGFDPLPHRAVRAHLPALR, encoded by the coding sequence ATGCGGATCTCCCGGACCCTGCGGGACGCGCTGGCCGCGGCCGGCGAGGACCAGATCGTCTTCGACCTCGACGCCGTCGAGGAGAGCCACGCGCGGCTGCTCCGGGACCTGCCCGGGGTGGCGGTGCGGTTCGCGGTGAAGGCCTGCCCGGTGGACGAGGTGCTGGACGCGCTGGCCGGGGGCGGTGCCGGCTTCGACACGGCCGGCCTCGGCGAGATCCGGCAGGCGTTGCGCACCGGGGCGGCACCGGACGTGATCCACTACGGCAACGCGGTGAAGTCGGACCGGGACATCGGCATCGCCCATCGCCTGGGTATCCGGGACTTCGCCACGGACAGCGTCGCGGACGTGCGGGCGGTCGCCGAGCACGCGCCCGGTGCCCGGGTGTTCTGCCGGATCAGCACCAGCGGGGCCGGCGCGCTGTGGGGGTTGCAGGGCAAGAACGGCTGCTCGGTGCCGGAGGCGGTGACCGTCCTGGAGACGGCCCGGGATCGCGGGCTCGTCCCGGCCGGGCTGTCGCTGCACGTCGGCTCGCAGCAGATGAGCACGGCCGCGTGGCGGGCCGCCGCCGACGACCTGGCGCACGCGATCGCCCTGCTCCGGCGGCGCGGCATCCGGCTCGACCACGTCAACCTGGGCGGCGGCCTGCCCGCCCTCGGTTATCTCGACCGGCGGGGCGTGCCGCTGCGCCCGCCGATCGACGGCATCCTGGCGGAGATCCGCGACGGCGTCGGCAGGCTGCGGCGGGTAGCCGGGACGCCGCTCGAGTTCGTCCTGGAACCGGGCCGGCACCTGGTCGCCGACCACGGTGCGATCCGCGCGCACGTCGTCCGGCTCACCGCCCGCCGGCAGCGCTTCGGGCGCCGGCCACACTGGCTCTACCTGAGCTGCGGCAAGTTCAACGGCCTCTACGAGATGGACCAGCTGCAATACCGGCTGGAGTTCCCCGGCCACCGGGGCGGCCCGACGGTACCGGCCGTGATCGCCGGTCCGACCTGCGACAGCGACGACGCGTTCGACGCCGGGCACCCGATGCTGGTCCCGGCCGATCTGCGCTCCGGCGACCCGGTCTGGATCCTCGCGGCCGGCGCCTACTCGGTCAGCTATCGGACGGTGGGCTTCAACGGCTTCGACCCGCTGCCGCACCGGGCCGTCCGCGCCCACCTGCCGGCCCTGCGATGA
- a CDS encoding copper resistance CopC family protein, which yields MSARGRRLTAVLVVLAPLVLWLASTHRQAPLNLVTWTEGPGEVRLTFSADADPALSHVAVAAADGRQIEAGPVGAEPGHVLRVPVLGDGGYTVAYHVVGAAGDEVSGVLGTGEIAAHEHGIDPLSAVFLVLDLIAVLTVGTLLLRRPVRTVDDRT from the coding sequence ATGTCCGCGCGTGGCCGGCGGCTGACAGCCGTGCTGGTGGTGCTCGCCCCGCTGGTCCTCTGGCTGGCGAGCACCCACCGGCAGGCGCCGCTGAACCTGGTGACCTGGACCGAGGGGCCGGGGGAGGTCCGGCTGACCTTCTCGGCGGACGCCGACCCCGCCCTGTCGCACGTCGCGGTCGCCGCGGCGGACGGCCGGCAGATCGAGGCCGGCCCGGTCGGCGCCGAGCCCGGCCACGTGCTGCGGGTGCCGGTGCTCGGGGACGGCGGCTACACCGTCGCCTACCACGTGGTCGGGGCGGCCGGGGACGAGGTGAGCGGGGTCCTCGGCACCGGCGAGATCGCGGCGCACGAGCACGGCATCGATCCGCTCAGCGCCGTCTTCCTGGTGCTCGACCTGATCGCCGTGCTCACCGTGGGGACCCTGCTGCTCCGTCGTCCGGTGAGGACCGTCGATGACCGTACGTAA
- a CDS encoding CRTAC1 family protein — MRRLVPALFVLVLVGAAYLTARLPSASAATRTEMAERFKFTELPIALPPGLPEHTVRTVNPKYEHIRSWISSVGAGIAVNDLDGDGASDDLCLVDTRTDSVIVTPAPQTGTYAPFVLTPGPLPTGPAIAPMGCTPGDFNGDGRMDLLAYYWGRTPVLFLHRANVSDLSPASFTPTELVPQARTTDGVYRGPLWNTNAVAVADFDGDGNVDVGVFNYFPDTAVLDPHGAPNVSMNHSMSHARNAGGAHVLRFKSATADSVSYEEQAALPPAVSSGWTLGSSTADLDGDLLPELYLANDFGNDRFFHNVSTPGKISFQLAEGKRDATTPKSMVIGHDSFKGMAADFGDLDHDGKFDLFVSNITQSWGLEESNLVWHNTAADNADAHQLLSQGVAPFRNVAADKNLAWVGWGWDAKMADFDNSGQLVIVQTAGFVKGEINRFNWLQELAMSNDLMLQEPNMWPKAEPGDDIAGSNHVAFWAKEDTNERYVDLSPQLGLDAPIPTRGVAVADADADGAQDFAVARQWGAPAYYRNTRGTDGNFLGLRLFRPATQPGTTAVPGSPAYGAQVRITTADGKVQLAQVDGGGGHSGKRSFDVYFGLGAAGAKPVAAEISWRAVDGSRHTQTVDLAAGWHNLVLTDRATEVPNR, encoded by the coding sequence GTGCGCCGCCTCGTGCCGGCGCTGTTCGTCCTGGTTCTCGTCGGCGCCGCATACCTGACGGCGCGGCTGCCGTCGGCGTCGGCGGCGACCCGGACCGAGATGGCCGAGCGGTTCAAGTTCACCGAGCTGCCCATCGCCCTGCCGCCGGGCCTGCCGGAGCACACCGTCCGCACGGTCAACCCCAAGTACGAGCACATCCGCTCCTGGATCTCGTCGGTCGGCGCCGGCATCGCGGTCAACGACCTCGACGGCGACGGCGCCTCCGACGACCTCTGCCTGGTCGACACGCGTACCGACAGCGTGATCGTCACGCCGGCGCCGCAGACCGGCACCTACGCCCCGTTCGTGCTGACCCCCGGCCCGCTGCCGACCGGCCCGGCCATCGCGCCGATGGGCTGCACGCCCGGCGACTTCAACGGTGACGGCCGGATGGACCTGCTGGCGTACTACTGGGGCCGGACGCCGGTGCTGTTCCTGCACCGGGCGAACGTCAGCGACCTGAGCCCGGCCTCGTTCACCCCCACCGAGCTGGTCCCGCAGGCGCGGACCACCGACGGCGTCTACCGGGGCCCGCTGTGGAACACCAACGCGGTCGCGGTGGCCGACTTCGACGGGGACGGCAACGTCGACGTCGGTGTCTTCAACTACTTCCCGGACACCGCGGTGCTCGACCCCCACGGCGCCCCGAACGTGTCGATGAACCACTCGATGTCGCACGCCCGCAACGCCGGCGGCGCCCACGTGCTCCGTTTCAAGTCCGCCACCGCCGACTCGGTGAGCTACGAGGAGCAGGCGGCGCTGCCGCCGGCGGTGTCCAGCGGCTGGACGCTCGGCTCGTCCACCGCCGACCTCGACGGTGACCTGCTGCCGGAGCTGTACCTGGCCAACGACTTCGGCAACGACCGCTTCTTCCACAACGTGTCGACCCCCGGGAAGATCTCGTTCCAGCTGGCCGAGGGCAAGCGGGACGCGACCACGCCCAAGTCGATGGTGATCGGGCACGACTCGTTCAAGGGGATGGCCGCCGACTTCGGCGACCTGGACCACGACGGCAAGTTCGACCTGTTCGTCAGCAACATCACCCAGTCGTGGGGCCTGGAGGAGAGCAACCTCGTCTGGCACAACACGGCCGCCGACAACGCCGACGCGCACCAGCTGCTGTCGCAGGGCGTGGCGCCGTTCCGCAACGTCGCGGCCGACAAGAACCTGGCCTGGGTCGGCTGGGGCTGGGACGCCAAGATGGCCGACTTCGACAACAGCGGGCAGCTCGTCATCGTGCAGACCGCCGGCTTCGTGAAGGGCGAGATCAACCGGTTCAACTGGTTGCAGGAGCTGGCCATGAGCAACGACCTGATGCTCCAGGAGCCGAACATGTGGCCCAAGGCCGAGCCGGGTGACGACATCGCCGGCTCCAACCACGTCGCCTTCTGGGCCAAGGAGGACACCAACGAGCGGTACGTCGACCTGAGCCCCCAGCTCGGCCTCGACGCCCCGATCCCGACCCGGGGCGTGGCGGTCGCCGACGCCGACGCCGACGGCGCGCAGGACTTCGCGGTGGCCCGGCAGTGGGGCGCTCCCGCGTATTACCGCAACACCCGGGGCACCGACGGCAACTTCCTCGGCCTGCGCCTGTTCCGCCCGGCCACGCAGCCCGGCACCACCGCGGTGCCCGGCAGCCCGGCCTACGGCGCCCAGGTCCGGATCACCACGGCCGACGGCAAGGTGCAGCTGGCCCAGGTGGACGGCGGCGGCGGCCACTCCGGCAAGCGCAGCTTCGACGTCTACTTCGGCCTCGGCGCGGCCGGCGCGAAGCCGGTGGCCGCGGAGATCAGCTGGCGGGCCGTGGACGGCAGCCGGCACACCCAGACCGTCGACCTCGCGGCGGGCTGGCACAACCTCGTGCTCACCGACCGCGCCACGGAGGTGCCGAACCGATGA
- a CDS encoding cytochrome P450 family protein — protein sequence MTTITSVVLDPTGRDVHAEGDRLRAQGPIAQVELPGGVRAWSVVGYDMVRQVLGDNRFAKDAHKHWTAFINGEIGDDFPLIGWVLMDNMTTADGADHARLRKLTAAAFTMRRSEAMRPQIEQITTELLADLGTAAPGEVVDLKGRYAYPLPTRVICDLFGVPEDMRREVMRGGEVNVDTTISHEEAVANVEQWHQAMHDLVETKRQHPADDLLSMLIKTKTEDGSVLNDSELAGTLHLMLGAGSETTTNLISKAVVMLLTHPDQLELVRSGQVPWKDVIEETLRVQSPIAQLPFRFTTEDVEIAGVTIPKGDPVLMGFAAAGRDPSRHGDAADEFDITRADKDHLSFGYGVHHCLGAPLARLEAAIALPALFERFPDIALAVPAAEIVPQSTFLLNGTETLPVILGEPAA from the coding sequence TTGACTACCATCACTTCCGTCGTCCTCGACCCGACCGGCCGCGACGTTCACGCCGAGGGTGACCGGCTGCGCGCGCAGGGCCCGATCGCCCAGGTCGAGCTGCCCGGTGGCGTACGGGCCTGGTCCGTCGTCGGCTACGACATGGTCCGCCAGGTGCTCGGCGACAACCGCTTCGCCAAGGACGCGCACAAGCACTGGACCGCGTTCATCAACGGGGAGATCGGCGACGACTTCCCGCTCATCGGCTGGGTGCTGATGGACAACATGACCACCGCCGACGGCGCCGACCACGCCCGGCTGCGCAAGCTGACCGCGGCGGCGTTCACCATGCGGCGCAGCGAGGCGATGCGCCCGCAGATCGAGCAGATCACCACCGAGCTGCTCGCCGACCTGGGCACCGCGGCGCCGGGCGAGGTGGTCGACCTCAAGGGCCGGTACGCCTACCCGCTGCCCACCCGGGTCATCTGCGACCTGTTCGGCGTGCCGGAGGACATGCGCCGCGAGGTGATGCGCGGCGGCGAGGTCAACGTGGACACCACGATCAGCCACGAGGAGGCGGTCGCCAACGTCGAGCAGTGGCACCAGGCCATGCACGACCTGGTCGAGACGAAGCGGCAGCACCCGGCCGACGACCTGCTCAGCATGCTGATCAAGACGAAGACCGAGGACGGCTCGGTGCTCAACGACTCGGAGCTGGCCGGCACCCTGCACCTGATGCTCGGCGCCGGGTCGGAGACCACCACCAACCTGATCAGCAAGGCCGTCGTCATGCTGCTCACCCACCCGGACCAGCTGGAACTGGTCCGCTCCGGCCAGGTGCCGTGGAAGGACGTGATCGAGGAGACGCTGCGGGTGCAGTCGCCGATCGCCCAGCTGCCGTTCCGGTTCACCACCGAGGACGTGGAGATCGCCGGCGTGACCATCCCGAAGGGCGACCCGGTGCTGATGGGCTTCGCGGCCGCCGGCCGGGACCCGTCGCGGCACGGCGACGCCGCGGACGAGTTCGACATCACCCGTGCCGACAAGGACCACCTGTCCTTCGGCTACGGCGTGCACCACTGCCTGGGCGCCCCGCTGGCCCGGCTGGAGGCGGCCATCGCGCTGCCCGCCCTGTTCGAGCGCTTCCCGGACATCGCCCTGGCCGTCCCGGCCGCCGAGATCGTGCCGCAGAGCACCTTCCTGCTCAACGGCACCGAGACCCTGCCGGTGATCCTCGGCGAGCCGGCTGCCTGA
- a CDS encoding GNAT family N-acetyltransferase, which translates to MRRVADRDWPGIVALEARTYAAKGVSEDPDVLRTRMNPATSYVLADGPEIAGYLLALPYPDRRSPDLAHPETTRHVSSNLHLHDLAIAPGRRRAGLGARLVRRLLTEAATQGYTSVSLVALGEAAGFWQSQGFRPRPDVTPPAAYGPATYLTRRL; encoded by the coding sequence TTGCGGCGCGTTGCGGACCGCGACTGGCCGGGCATCGTCGCGCTGGAGGCCCGAACCTATGCGGCCAAGGGCGTCTCGGAGGATCCTGACGTGCTGCGGACCCGGATGAACCCAGCCACCTCGTATGTCCTCGCCGACGGCCCGGAGATCGCCGGATACCTCCTGGCGCTCCCCTATCCGGACCGCCGCAGCCCGGACCTGGCCCACCCCGAGACGACCAGGCACGTCTCCTCGAACCTGCATCTGCACGACCTGGCCATCGCCCCGGGCCGCCGCCGCGCCGGCCTCGGCGCCCGCCTGGTCCGCCGCCTACTCACCGAGGCCGCGACGCAGGGCTACACCTCGGTCTCCCTGGTCGCGCTCGGCGAAGCCGCCGGATTCTGGCAGTCCCAGGGCTTCCGCCCCCGCCCGGACGTCACACCCCCGGCCGCTTACGGCCCGGCGACCTATCTGACCCGCCGCCTCTGA
- a CDS encoding ABC transporter ATP-binding protein, giving the protein MNSRLKQTTAVRQAVARLEIARLTGLAGAPLIALAVLVNLVLGVLPIAYVVSSSLVLGKVPAATAAGLGSPAYHTLIAAFLVTTVVSITEMLVAPLQELAGQLIARRVDGRVSDSLMAAATSTPGIGPLEDPRLVEDLRTAARELETWAFSPGEACAGLFALLARYTKLAGYAVLVGVVLNWAASAGLVVAVLLLRHGQRGGLRKFAQVRFDLDDEERRNDYLREVATDAVAAKEMRVFGLIEHFRDLWHREYMEWLKPVWEARRRIYLWPFLWILAWGLVVSGVVFALTGVAAANPATGMTLTTFVMVMQAAIFALRLGEFYPEADLHTAIGMHAYEAVRRFVDGLTGYRAEPAPAAVAARPESPGTIHFDRVSFHYPGEQRMIFEELDLTIPLGRCTALVGVNGAGKTTLVKLLARLYEPTSGTIRVDGVDIRSIPLEQWRARLGVTFQEFARYEVSVADNVGFGAAGHLDDRDGIRDAIEAVGLHELIDALPEGMDTPLARHLAGGADLSGGQWQRIALARALFGLRHGASILVLDEPTASLDVRAEAGFFQDFTSLTEGATTLLISHRFSTVRQADRIVVLTGGRVAEQGSHEELMVRDGVYARLFRLQADRFTDAETVRLPA; this is encoded by the coding sequence ATGAACTCGCGCCTGAAGCAGACGACGGCGGTCCGGCAGGCGGTCGCCCGGCTGGAGATCGCCCGGCTGACCGGCCTGGCCGGTGCGCCGCTGATCGCGCTCGCCGTCCTGGTCAACCTGGTGCTCGGGGTGCTGCCGATCGCCTACGTGGTCAGCTCGTCGCTGGTGCTCGGCAAGGTCCCGGCCGCGACCGCGGCCGGGCTCGGCTCGCCCGCGTACCACACGCTGATCGCGGCCTTCCTGGTCACCACCGTCGTCTCCATCACCGAGATGCTGGTCGCGCCGTTGCAGGAGCTGGCCGGGCAGCTCATCGCCCGGCGCGTCGACGGGCGGGTCAGTGACAGCCTGATGGCCGCCGCCACCAGCACCCCCGGCATCGGCCCCCTCGAAGACCCGCGCCTGGTCGAGGACCTGCGCACGGCGGCCCGGGAGCTGGAGACCTGGGCGTTCAGCCCCGGCGAGGCCTGCGCCGGCCTGTTCGCCCTGCTCGCCCGATACACCAAGCTCGCCGGGTACGCCGTCCTGGTCGGCGTGGTCCTGAACTGGGCCGCCTCGGCCGGCCTGGTGGTGGCGGTGCTGCTGCTGCGCCACGGCCAGCGGGGCGGCCTGCGCAAGTTCGCCCAGGTGCGGTTCGACCTCGACGACGAGGAACGGCGCAACGACTACCTGCGCGAGGTCGCCACCGACGCGGTGGCCGCCAAGGAGATGCGGGTCTTCGGGCTGATCGAGCACTTCCGCGACCTGTGGCACCGCGAGTACATGGAGTGGCTCAAGCCGGTGTGGGAGGCGCGGCGGCGGATCTACCTGTGGCCGTTCCTCTGGATCCTGGCCTGGGGCCTGGTGGTCAGCGGGGTGGTGTTCGCGCTGACCGGGGTGGCCGCCGCGAACCCGGCCACCGGGATGACCCTGACCACCTTCGTGATGGTGATGCAGGCGGCGATCTTCGCGCTGCGGCTCGGCGAGTTCTACCCCGAGGCCGACCTGCACACCGCGATCGGGATGCACGCGTACGAGGCGGTGCGGCGGTTCGTCGACGGGCTGACCGGGTATCGGGCCGAGCCGGCGCCGGCGGCGGTGGCCGCCCGCCCGGAATCGCCCGGCACCATCCACTTCGACCGGGTCAGCTTCCACTACCCCGGCGAGCAACGGATGATCTTCGAGGAGCTCGACCTGACCATCCCGCTCGGCCGGTGCACCGCCCTGGTCGGTGTGAACGGCGCCGGCAAGACCACGCTGGTCAAACTGCTCGCCCGGCTCTACGAGCCGACCTCCGGGACGATCCGGGTGGACGGCGTGGACATCCGCTCGATCCCGCTGGAGCAGTGGCGGGCCCGGCTCGGCGTGACCTTCCAGGAGTTCGCCCGCTACGAGGTGTCGGTCGCCGACAACGTGGGCTTCGGCGCGGCCGGGCACCTCGACGACCGGGACGGCATCCGGGACGCGATCGAAGCGGTCGGCCTGCACGAGCTGATCGACGCGCTGCCCGAGGGGATGGACACCCCGCTGGCCCGGCACCTGGCCGGGGGAGCGGACCTGTCCGGCGGGCAGTGGCAGCGGATCGCGCTGGCCCGGGCGCTGTTCGGGCTGCGCCACGGCGCCTCGATCCTGGTGCTGGACGAGCCCACCGCGAGCCTCGACGTGCGCGCCGAGGCCGGCTTCTTCCAGGACTTCACCAGCCTCACCGAGGGCGCCACCACGCTGCTGATCTCGCACCGCTTCTCCACCGTCCGGCAGGCCGACCGGATCGTCGTGCTGACCGGCGGCCGGGTGGCCGAGCAGGGCAGCCACGAGGAGCTGATGGTCCGGGACGGCGTGTACGCCCGACTGTTCCGGTTGCAGGCCGACCGGTTCACCGACGCAGAGACAGTGAGGTTGCCGGCATGA
- a CDS encoding DUF6271 family protein, with protein MTVRKACLVLPTHRECAATITAVAAEAAYATERFGVETVVLILDSTDPDTFARHAAAVTALPPGSTVVHLDEDAQRRFLRRVISRAATPKPELLLDLMLPGAVSYGACTNRAFLIAAALGCESVHRRDSDIEFQVHDGEPVFPIHHELASLGKPAGEAAAGVTRVELDPAHAGKPVVSVGASYIGAMSVDIDEMRQLDPEAYHDVVSLWAAEGTPEQELRELVAESFLGSGDDAFRADESTLCLVDPMRVDMGNISYYRVHEEIPLPPMTETIGSDYFLIHLVPDSRLPGVLHNRHVINKHTPDRKSDAAFHPYQLRFTKFFLSMLYLHPIYQRLGEEGERLLDERHRLRPGLVAAIVRESTTLDRAPNVRRLDQLDRTYRRLGGRYAEYADRLATVRDRLLAEAAQDMADYAVLIEAWSALVGAARAVGL; from the coding sequence ATGACCGTACGTAAGGCTTGTCTCGTCCTGCCCACCCACCGTGAGTGTGCCGCGACCATCACCGCCGTGGCGGCGGAAGCCGCCTACGCCACCGAGCGCTTCGGTGTCGAGACGGTGGTGCTGATCCTGGACTCGACCGATCCGGACACGTTCGCCCGGCACGCCGCGGCGGTCACCGCCCTGCCGCCGGGCAGCACGGTGGTGCACCTCGACGAGGACGCCCAGCGCCGGTTCCTGCGCCGGGTGATCAGCCGGGCGGCGACCCCGAAACCGGAGCTGCTGCTCGACCTGATGCTGCCCGGCGCGGTCTCCTACGGCGCCTGCACCAACCGGGCGTTCCTGATCGCCGCCGCGCTGGGCTGCGAGTCCGTGCACCGCCGCGACTCGGACATCGAGTTCCAGGTGCACGACGGCGAACCGGTCTTCCCGATCCACCACGAGCTGGCCTCGCTCGGCAAGCCCGCGGGTGAGGCGGCGGCCGGTGTGACCCGGGTCGAGCTCGACCCGGCGCACGCCGGCAAGCCGGTGGTCAGCGTGGGCGCCTCCTACATCGGCGCGATGTCGGTGGACATCGACGAGATGCGGCAGCTCGACCCGGAGGCGTACCACGACGTGGTCAGCCTCTGGGCCGCCGAGGGCACGCCGGAGCAGGAGCTGCGCGAGCTGGTCGCGGAGTCGTTCCTCGGGTCCGGCGACGACGCGTTCCGCGCGGACGAGTCGACGCTGTGCCTGGTCGATCCGATGCGGGTGGACATGGGCAACATCAGTTACTACCGGGTGCACGAAGAGATCCCGCTGCCGCCGATGACCGAGACGATCGGCAGCGACTACTTCCTGATCCACCTGGTGCCGGACAGCCGGCTGCCCGGGGTGCTGCACAACCGGCACGTGATCAACAAGCACACCCCGGACCGCAAGAGCGACGCCGCGTTCCACCCTTACCAGCTGCGGTTCACCAAGTTCTTCCTGTCGATGCTCTACCTGCACCCGATCTACCAGCGGCTGGGGGAGGAGGGCGAGCGGTTGCTGGACGAGCGGCACCGGCTGCGGCCCGGCCTGGTCGCGGCCATCGTCCGGGAGAGCACCACGCTCGACCGGGCCCCGAACGTCCGGCGGCTCGACCAGCTGGACCGGACCTATCGGCGGCTGGGCGGGCGCTACGCGGAGTACGCCGACCGGCTCGCGACGGTCCGGGACCGGCTGCTGGCCGAGGCGGCGCAGGACATGGCCGACTACGCCGTGCTGATCGAGGCCTGGTCGGCTTTGGTGGGCGCGGCCCGGGCGGTCGGACTTTGA
- a CDS encoding enediyne biosynthesis protein, whose product MTDILEPKTRSTLAPAGATITPATGTPPRIDKRDPRYLALRNFAISMSVFNILGYTVLGFEQPWLWPFLALAVGYSAELSIELVTAAALKRRPAFLGNGAWGVYTFLLPTHITTLAANMLLYANDKFWPIIFAVLVSIGQKALFQAPIAGRMRHFMNPSNFGITITLLTFGWVNIAPPYHFTENVPDVISMMVPFIILTAGTVLNAMLTKKVPLIVGWVGGFVIQALLRHFIWDVAVWSTLVPITGVAFVLFTNYMITDPGTTPSKPRWQFMFGASVAMVYGVLMVFNVVYTLFFAVTIVCAARGLFWWSRWLLDRRRRLATA is encoded by the coding sequence ATGACCGACATCCTGGAACCCAAGACCCGCAGCACCCTCGCGCCGGCCGGTGCCACGATCACCCCGGCCACCGGGACGCCGCCGCGGATCGACAAGCGGGACCCGCGTTACCTGGCGCTGCGCAACTTCGCGATCTCCATGTCGGTCTTCAACATCCTCGGATACACCGTCCTGGGCTTCGAGCAGCCGTGGCTGTGGCCGTTCCTCGCGCTGGCCGTCGGTTACTCCGCCGAGCTCAGCATCGAGCTGGTCACGGCGGCCGCGCTGAAGCGGCGCCCGGCGTTCCTCGGCAACGGCGCGTGGGGCGTCTACACGTTCCTGCTGCCCACGCACATCACCACGCTGGCCGCGAACATGCTGCTCTACGCGAACGACAAGTTCTGGCCGATCATCTTCGCGGTGCTCGTCTCGATCGGGCAGAAGGCGCTGTTCCAGGCGCCGATCGCGGGACGGATGCGGCACTTCATGAACCCGTCCAACTTCGGGATCACGATCACCCTGCTGACCTTCGGCTGGGTGAACATCGCGCCGCCGTACCACTTCACCGAGAACGTCCCCGACGTGATCAGCATGATGGTGCCGTTCATCATCCTCACCGCCGGCACCGTGCTGAACGCGATGCTCACCAAGAAGGTGCCGCTCATCGTCGGCTGGGTCGGCGGGTTCGTCATCCAGGCGCTGCTGCGGCACTTCATCTGGGACGTGGCGGTCTGGTCGACGCTGGTGCCGATCACCGGGGTGGCGTTCGTCCTGTTCACCAACTACATGATCACCGACCCGGGCACGACGCCGTCCAAGCCGCGCTGGCAGTTCATGTTCGGCGCGAGCGTGGCCATGGTCTACGGCGTGCTGATGGTGTTCAACGTCGTCTACACCCTCTTCTTCGCCGTGACGATCGTCTGCGCCGCTCGCGGCCTCTTCTGGTGGAGCCGGTGGCTCCTCGACCGGCGTCGCCGGCTCGCGACCGCTTAA
- a CDS encoding epoxide hydrolase family protein: MRPFTIAVPQADLDDLHRRLADTRWPSELPGSGWDRGVPLDYLKELAEYWRTEFDWRAVEARINQFPQFITEIDGTGVHFLHVRSPEPDAVPLLMTHGWPGTFAEYLDVIGPLTDPRAHGGDPSQAFHLVIPSLPGFGFSPPTTEPGWNVFRIAAAWGELMDRLGYDRYLVHGGDLGVWTSLTLAGMRPQAVAGAHVTFLLTPPSGDPAELAALDQQDLGRLQQMAEFMQTKGGYMHVQGRRPQTLAYGLTDSPAGQLAWITEKFFEWTGAEKSPEDTVTRDQLLTNVSIYWLTATAGSSAQLYYEMADLLPIAPTPPPAAPPHPVPLGVAVYAHDASLAIRKLAEPNFPNIVQWNEFPEGGHFPALEQPDLFVDDLRAFKENLA; encoded by the coding sequence ATGCGACCGTTCACCATCGCTGTCCCGCAGGCGGATCTCGACGACCTGCACCGCCGCCTGGCGGACACCCGCTGGCCCAGCGAACTGCCCGGCAGCGGCTGGGACCGGGGCGTGCCGCTGGACTACCTCAAGGAGCTGGCGGAGTACTGGCGCACCGAGTTCGACTGGCGGGCCGTGGAGGCGCGGATCAACCAGTTCCCGCAGTTCATCACCGAGATCGACGGCACCGGCGTGCACTTCCTGCACGTCCGCTCCCCCGAGCCGGACGCGGTCCCGCTGCTCATGACGCACGGCTGGCCCGGCACCTTCGCCGAGTACCTCGACGTGATCGGCCCGCTGACCGACCCGCGCGCCCACGGCGGCGACCCGTCCCAGGCGTTCCACCTGGTCATCCCCTCACTGCCGGGCTTCGGCTTCTCCCCGCCGACCACCGAGCCGGGCTGGAACGTCTTCCGGATCGCCGCGGCGTGGGGCGAGCTGATGGACCGCCTCGGCTACGACCGCTACCTCGTGCACGGCGGTGACCTCGGCGTCTGGACGTCCCTCACGCTGGCCGGGATGCGGCCGCAGGCGGTCGCCGGCGCGCACGTCACCTTCCTGCTCACCCCGCCGTCCGGCGACCCGGCCGAGCTCGCCGCCCTCGACCAGCAGGACCTCGGCCGGTTGCAGCAGATGGCGGAGTTCATGCAGACCAAGGGCGGTTACATGCACGTGCAGGGCCGCCGCCCGCAGACCCTCGCCTACGGCCTCACCGACTCACCGGCCGGCCAGCTGGCCTGGATCACCGAGAAGTTCTTCGAGTGGACCGGCGCCGAGAAGTCCCCGGAGGACACGGTCACCCGCGACCAGCTGCTCACGAACGTCTCGATCTACTGGCTGACCGCCACCGCCGGATCGTCCGCGCAGCTCTACTACGAGATGGCCGACCTGCTGCCGATCGCGCCGACCCCGCCGCCGGCCGCCCCGCCGCACCCGGTCCCGCTCGGCGTCGCCGTCTACGCCCACGACGCCAGCCTGGCCATCCGCAAACTCGCCGAGCCGAACTTCCCCAACATCGTCCAGTGGAACGAATTCCCGGAAGGCGGCCACTTCCCCGCCCTGGAACAGCCGGACCTCTTCGTCGACGACCTCCGCGCCTTCAAGGAAAACCTCGCCTGA